The Alphaproteobacteria bacterium genome contains a region encoding:
- a CDS encoding D-alanyl-D-alanine carboxypeptidase, translated as MRSHLLVLACALLLLPAQALGGPKEKVAALAPSGVVLVMDEQGNELIAQNADKPFVPASVAKIVTAWLAMEVLGSDYRFETRFYLDAKRVLTIRGGGDPFLVSEELAELAPALVAAIGREPLTGIVLDASYYPSDIRIPGIEDTGEAYDALNSALAVNFNTINAVRKGKAVASAEPQTPITPLAISQFRARGPQGRGRISLTQQPRGRPAICRRTDRRIHRAGRRQPQRQDLDRSRPEGPRAGLRSPPVAHAFEILAELLVGSNNYVANQVFLEVGGHRLRRAGEPREIAQGCKRDACQERPRRGDPSGGRLGHQPRQPLHGARPCRGAAPVRAQRPICSGAARAPASRPARFRASARSRALPTPPRTGACAS; from the coding sequence ATGCGGTCTCACCTGCTCGTCCTCGCCTGCGCCCTGCTTCTGCTGCCCGCACAAGCCTTGGGCGGGCCCAAGGAGAAGGTCGCGGCGCTCGCTCCGTCGGGGGTGGTGCTTGTGATGGACGAACAGGGCAATGAGCTGATCGCTCAGAACGCCGACAAGCCCTTCGTCCCTGCCTCCGTCGCCAAGATCGTGACCGCATGGCTGGCGATGGAGGTCCTGGGCAGTGACTACCGCTTCGAGACCCGCTTCTACCTCGACGCCAAGCGCGTGCTCACCATTCGCGGTGGCGGCGATCCGTTTCTGGTCTCCGAAGAACTGGCGGAACTCGCGCCGGCGCTGGTCGCGGCAATCGGCAGAGAGCCGCTGACCGGTATCGTGCTCGACGCGAGCTACTATCCTTCCGACATCCGGATCCCGGGCATCGAGGACACCGGGGAGGCCTATGACGCGCTCAACTCCGCGCTCGCGGTGAACTTCAACACCATCAACGCCGTGCGCAAGGGCAAGGCGGTCGCCTCCGCCGAGCCGCAGACCCCGATCACGCCGCTCGCGATCAGCCAGTTTCGCGCGCGAGGCCCCCAGGGCCGTGGCCGCATCAGCCTGACCCAGCAGCCCCGCGGTCGGCCTGCAATATGCCGGCGAACTGATCGCCGCATTCATCGAGCGGGCCGGCGGCAGCCTCAAAGGCAAGATCTCGACCGGAGCCGTCCCGAAGGGCCTCGAGCCGGTCTACGTTCACCGCCAGTCGCGCACGCTTTCGAGATCCTCGCTGAGTTGCTCGTCGGCTCGAACAACTACGTCGCCAACCAGGTCTTCCTGGAGGTCGGCGGGCATCGCCTCCGGCGGGCCGGTGAGCCTCGCGAAATCGCTCAAGGTTGCAAACGAGATGCTTGCCAAGAACGGCCTCGCCGAGGCGATCCATCTGGAGGAAGGCTCGGGCATCAGCCGCGGCAACCGCTTCACGGCGCGCGGCCTTGCCGAGGTGCTGCGCCTGTTCGAGCCCAACGGCCAATCTGCTCCGGCGCGGCGAGGGCGCCCGCTTCAAGACCGGCACGTTTTCGGGCGTCCGCACGCTCGCGGGCTTTGCCGACACCGCCACGCACGGGCGCGTGCGCTTCGTGA
- a CDS encoding amidohydrolase family protein, with product MNMTSLYERSQAFDVSDPALRRAALEVALCEVLKSGVTTVCDISPIYDGWADIVGKSGVRGFLAPGFADARWKLSDDHSLGFDWDEARGRKGLEAALSFIDALPKHPSGMLSGIVSPMQIENCTDTLLRDSFDAARERRVPFTLHAAQGVLEHVEMVRRHGTTSIRHAADIGILSPTTVIGHAILPDTHSWIRWHTKDDIRLLGEAGCSVAHCPTPFARYGIILESFGDYVAAGVNMAMGTDTTPHNMLEEIRKAGTFARIASRHINNVSSGMLLSAATVAGAKALMRDDIGKLAVGAQADIVLVDVTHPDMMPARDPLRSLIFHAADRAVKDVYVAGRKVVADGQVTTLDHAGACASLAEAQDKMMALTPAARLPEADRGPDRAVEPAAGVNLPGAGCDQSPRAPSRDRRRAWSSLPSWRWC from the coding sequence ATGAACATGACCAGCCTCTACGAGCGCAGCCAGGCGTTCGACGTGTCCGACCCCGCGCTGCGCCGCGCCGCGCTCGAAGTCGCGCTCTGCGAGGTCTTGAAATCCGGTGTCACCACGGTGTGCGACATTTCGCCGATCTACGACGGCTGGGCCGACATCGTCGGCAAGAGCGGCGTTCGCGGCTTCCTCGCGCCCGGCTTTGCTGACGCGCGCTGGAAGCTCTCCGACGACCACTCGCTCGGGTTCGACTGGGACGAGGCGCGCGGCCGCAAGGGGCTCGAGGCGGCGCTCTCGTTCATCGATGCGCTGCCGAAGCATCCTTCAGGGATGCTCTCCGGCATCGTCTCGCCGATGCAGATCGAGAACTGCACCGACACGCTGCTGCGCGACAGCTTCGACGCCGCGCGCGAACGGCGCGTGCCCTTCACGCTGCATGCCGCGCAGGGCGTGCTCGAACACGTCGAGATGGTGCGGCGTCACGGCACGACCTCGATCCGGCACGCCGCCGACATCGGCATCCTCTCGCCCACGACCGTCATCGGCCACGCGATCCTGCCCGATACGCACTCCTGGATCCGCTGGCACACCAAGGACGATATCCGCCTGCTCGGCGAGGCCGGATGCTCGGTCGCGCACTGCCCGACGCCGTTCGCGCGCTACGGCATCATCCTGGAGAGCTTCGGCGACTACGTTGCGGCCGGCGTGAACATGGCGATGGGCACCGACACCACGCCGCACAACATGCTCGAGGAAATCCGCAAGGCCGGCACCTTCGCGCGCATCGCCTCGCGCCACATCAACAACGTGTCGAGCGGCATGCTGCTCTCCGCCGCGACCGTCGCCGGCGCCAAGGCGCTGATGCGCGACGATATCGGCAAGCTTGCAGTCGGCGCGCAAGCCGACATCGTGCTGGTCGACGTGACCCATCCCGACATGATGCCGGCGCGCGACCCGCTCCGCTCGCTCATCTTCCATGCGGCCGACCGCGCCGTGAAGGATGTCTACGTGGCGGGGCGCAAGGTGGTGGCGGACGGGCAGGTGACGACGCTCGATCATGCGGGCGCCTGCGCGAGCCTCGCCGAGGCGCAGGACAAGATGATGGCGCTCACCCCCGCAGCGCGATTACCTGAAGCGGACCGCGGACCAGATCGCGCCGTTGAGCCTGCCGCTGGGGTGAACCTTCCGGGTGCCGGCTGCGACCAATCACCGCGCGCGCCTTCGCGCGACCGGAGACGCGCGTGGTCAAGCTTGCCATCCTGGCGCTGGTGTTGA
- a CDS encoding putative quinol monooxygenase: MIHVVAIITAKPGQRAAVLEHFQANVPAVHAEAGCIEYGATVDVENMGTAAYGPDSFVVIEKWESEDHLKAHAAAPHMKAYGAKTKDLLASRVIHVLKPGVITARR, from the coding sequence ATGATCCACGTCGTCGCCATCATCACCGCCAAGCCGGGCCAGCGCGCCGCCGTGCTGGAGCATTTCCAGGCGAATGTGCCGGCCGTGCACGCCGAGGCCGGCTGCATCGAATACGGCGCCACGGTCGATGTGGAGAACATGGGTACGGCCGCTTACGGGCCGGACTCCTTCGTGGTGATCGAGAAGTGGGAGAGCGAGGATCACCTCAAGGCGCACGCCGCCGCGCCACACATGAAGGCCTACGGCGCGAAGACCAAGGACCTGCTGGCGAGCCGCGTGATCCACGTGCTCAAGCCGGGCGTGATCACTGCCCGTCGATGA